The Vicinamibacterales bacterium region GACGTCGAAGGACAGACCGAACAGGCGCTGAAGAACATCGCCACGATTCTGGAAGCCTCCGGCTCCGGGCTCGAGCACGTCGTGCGCTGCGGGGTCTTTCTCGTCGACATGAGCGAGTTTCCCAAGATGAACGCGGTCTACGCGCGGATGTTCGGCGCCCACCGGCCGGCCCGCACCACGGTCGAGGTCAAAGGATTGCCCGGCGACGGCCTGCTCGTCGAAATCGATGCCATCGCGGTCGTGCCGGAAGGAATCGGGTGATCCGGTGATCGGGTGATCGGGTGATCTCCGGATCGGGTGATCGGATCAGGTAATCTGCCCTGTCGATCGCCCGATCACCGGATCACCCGATCACCCGATCACCCGATTCTTCATGCCCCGTTTCAAGCTGCTCATCGAATACGCCGGGACGCGCTACAGCGGCTGGCAGATCCAGAAGAACGCGCGGACGGTCGCCGGGGAGATCGATCGCGCGATTCGCGAGGTGTCGCGGCGCACGGCATTCGAGCTGTATGGCGCCGGCCGCACCGACGCCGGCGTGCACGCGCTCGGGCAGGTCGCGCACCTCGAGCTTTACACCGATCTGACCCCGGCAATCCTGCGTCACCGCCTCAACGACGCGCTGCCGGGCGATATTTACATCCGCGCGATCGACAACGTCCCGCACCGGTTCCACGCCCGGCACGACGTGCGCCAGCGCAGCTACGTCTATCAGATCTCGCGTCGCAAGACGGCGTTCTTCAAGCCCTACGTGTGGTGGGTCAAGGAGGCGCTCGACGTCGGCGCGATGGAGCGCGCCGCCGCGACGTTCGTCGGGATGCGCGACTTCGCCTCCTTCACGGCCGACGAGCCGGACGAGAAATCGACGCGCGTGCTCGTCGATCGAATCGAGATCGCCGAGGACGGCGACCTCGTCCTGCTCCGGGTGGTCGGATCCCATTTCCTGTGGCGCATGGTGCGGCGGCTGGTCGGGGTGCTGGCCGCGGTCGGGCGGAACGACCTGCGCGTGGACGAGGTCGCGCGATTCCTCGACGAGCGCTCCGAGGTGCCCGCGACGCTGACGGCGCCCGCGTCGGGGCTGTTCCTCGAGTCGGTGTGCTATTCGAGCGAGGAGCAGCCAGGTCCGCTCCGCGCCGTCCCCGCCGTGCCCGTCGTGAACAGGCCGAGCCGCCGAGGCAACTGATTCCGTCCCGCCACCTTCGCCGCTACGGGCGAACGAGAGGGACGAAGCGGACGCTCAGCGTGGCGAGCAGATCGACGCGCGTCCCGTGCTTCTGGAGGACGCGCAGCTCCTGATTCGACGCGCCGACGGGAATGACCAGGATGCCGGTGTCGACGAGCTGTTCGACGAGCGGCGGCGGCACGGCGTCCGCGGCGGCGGCAACCAGGATCCGATCGTAGGGCGCGTGCTCGGGCCAGCCGTGGTGGCCGTCGCCGACGTGCCGGCGCACGTTGCCGTAGCCCAGCATCTCGAGCCGGCGGCCCGCCTCCTCCGCAAGCGCAGCGATCACCTCGACGGAATACACCTCGCGTACCAGATCGGCGAGCACCGCTGTCTGATAGCCGCAGCCGGTGCCGATCTCGAGCACCCGATGCGACGGCTGCAGCCGCAGCGCCTCGGTCATGAACGCGACGATGTAGGGTTGTGAGATGGTCTGACCGTGGCCGATCGGGACCGGATGATCGGCGTAGGCGTCGTGGCGGGCGCTCTCGGGCACGAAGCGGTCGCGCGGCACGCGTCCGAGCGCCTCGAGCACGCGCGGATCGCGGACGTCGCGCCCGCGAATCTGCTCCTCGATCATCCGCTGCTGCGGGGTCATCGGGCCTCCACCAGATCGCGTTGAGGGCAGACCTGAAGGTCTGCGCTACGTCTCGAGCATGGTCTGCGCTTACATTCCAGGCGGAACAGACCCGACTTGACGACGATGTTACCTGATGATCCGCAGGTTGGTCGGCGCGTGCGGCCCGTTGCCCCGCCACCCGAGCTGGACCACCTCGAAGTCGCTGGCCGACAGCGACGAGAACGCCGGGTTCAGCACCGAGTTGTCCCAGCGCGCGTCCATCGTCCCGGTGACGTACATGTCGGAGCCGTTGTCGGCCACGATCAGGCCGTAGCGCTGCATCGCGCGGAAGATGCGCTGGACGTCCGGGGTGTAGGACGAGAGGGTCTTCGACGACTTGAGCCGCAGGCGGGCCCCCATCGGCAGCGCTCCCGTCGTCGATCCCGCCTGGTGCGAGGCCGGCCAGACGTAGCCGTTGGTCGCGCGCACCGTGACGCGAAAGGCGTGCGTGATCTCGCTGGTGCCGTTGGCCTCCTCGTAGCGGACGAGCCCGGGGAAGATCGGCAGACCGGCTGCGTCAGCCGACGTCCATCCCTCCGGCCGGCGGGCGTTGGTCGTCAGGTCGAAGATGGCGCCGCAATCGGCTTCCCATCGATTGAGCGCCGCGTTCCAGAACGTCCCGGCAGTCTCGTAGAGCAGCGAGTGGTCCTTGTCGACGATCAGCATGTGGCGATCGCCGCTGGTGCCGCCGCCCGGCACCGCCCCCTCGATGTAGTCCGGCTGCGTCGCGGCCTCGATCGGAATCGGATAGCCAGCGGGGCGGCCGGGCGCGCCGTTGTCGCTCTCGTCGCCGTACGCGACCCAGGTCGGCTGGACGAGCGGCTGATCGCCGGTCACGACGATGTAGGGAATGCCGTACGGCGAGGGACCGAAGTCGGGATGCGGCTTCCGCGTGCCGCCGATGAAGGAGATGAAGGCCGACGAGTTCGTATCCACCGGGGCCTGGCTGATGTCGGCGTTCCACCAGTTGTCGGGCGGAAACACCGAGGCGACGCCAATCGGTCCGCCGAGCATGGCCGAGGCGAGCGTCAGAGACACCGCGAGCAGGACGGGACGTACGAGCATCCTCTCCGCCGTATCAGGATCCGTGCCGGCGGTAAGTCGCTGAAGGACAGTGAGCTCGGGGCGAGGCGCGGTGCAGTTCTTACACGGCGCGTACGAACTTGTCATAAAGTCCGCGGCCGCTCGCGCCGACACACCACACGGCGCTCAATGCCCGTGCGGGACTTCAGGTATCACCTGCTCTCCATCGGCGTAAACCGCGAGGCCAACGGCGCGAGCGTCCGCTCGGCCGAACGCGACGCATTCGGCGTCTCCTGGACCTTCGCACAACTCGGCTACTGGCGCGCCGAGCGCAATCGGTGTCTCACCGGCGCGCAGACCGCAGCGGCGGCCGTCGACGCGCATCTGGGACACTGCGCGACACTCGGCGATCTCGATCTGCTGCTGGTGTACTGGTCGGGACACCTTTTCAACGTCGAGCGCGTCGTCGAGG contains the following coding sequences:
- a CDS encoding RidA family protein, which codes for MSDTPRPVTSSALPSPVGPYSPGMRVGNLVFVSGQAGREPGTGRLSPDVEGQTEQALKNIATILEASGSGLEHVVRCGVFLVDMSEFPKMNAVYARMFGAHRPARTTVEVKGLPGDGLLVEIDAIAVVPEGIG
- the truA gene encoding tRNA pseudouridine(38-40) synthase TruA; its protein translation is MPRFKLLIEYAGTRYSGWQIQKNARTVAGEIDRAIREVSRRTAFELYGAGRTDAGVHALGQVAHLELYTDLTPAILRHRLNDALPGDIYIRAIDNVPHRFHARHDVRQRSYVYQISRRKTAFFKPYVWWVKEALDVGAMERAAATFVGMRDFASFTADEPDEKSTRVLVDRIEIAEDGDLVLLRVVGSHFLWRMVRRLVGVLAAVGRNDLRVDEVARFLDERSEVPATLTAPASGLFLESVCYSSEEQPGPLRAVPAVPVVNRPSRRGN
- a CDS encoding protein-L-isoaspartate(D-aspartate) O-methyltransferase yields the protein MTPQQRMIEEQIRGRDVRDPRVLEALGRVPRDRFVPESARHDAYADHPVPIGHGQTISQPYIVAFMTEALRLQPSHRVLEIGTGCGYQTAVLADLVREVYSVEVIAALAEEAGRRLEMLGYGNVRRHVGDGHHGWPEHAPYDRILVAAAADAVPPPLVEQLVDTGILVIPVGASNQELRVLQKHGTRVDLLATLSVRFVPLVRP